The genomic DNA TCATCGGTTCTGCCATCATCTATCTGCATTTCCTTCCACACTGGCATGCAACGAAAGATCCAGGTGTGAAGCTTGGCGTGTTCGCTACAGGTCCTGCAATCCCACATTATTTCTCGAATATCTTAAGTGAAATCATTGGAACTTTCGTATTGGTTATAGGATTATTGACAATAGGGGCGAATACATTTGCAGAGGGATTGAATCCGTTCATCGTCGGGTTCCTGATCATCGCCATCGGTATCTCGCTTGGTGGTACTACTGGGTATGCGATCAACCCTGCTCGTGACCTCGGTCCACGTATCGCTCATTTCATCCTGCCGATCCCGGGTAAAGGATCATCCAACTGGGGCTACTCCTGGATTCCGGTTCTTGGCCCGCTATTGGGTGGATCATTCGCTGGTGTGTTTTACAAAGCATTCTTCAGTGGAACGATGACATCGGCGTTCTGGATCATCCTTGCCGTGATGGTAGTAGTATTGGTACTTGCCTATGTGGCAGACAGGAAACAATCTCTTGCTGAAAAAGCTTCATTATTAGCAGACGAAAATTGAATGGAGGAACAAAAACATGGAAAAATTCATTCTCTCCCTTGACCAAGGGACAACAAGCTCAAGGGCAATCCTTTTCAATCAGAAAGGGGAAGCGGCCCATACGGCACAAAAAGAATTCACTCAACACTTCCCGAAACCAGGCTGGGTAGAACATAATGCCAATGAAATTTGGGGATCGATCCTTGCCGTCATTGCAAGCGTTTTATCAGAATCGAGTGTAAAAGCAGAGCAAATCGAAGGAATCGGCATTACGAACCAGCGTGAAACAACTGTGGTGTGGGATAAAGAGACTGGCGATCCCGTTTATAACGCCATCGTTTGGCAGTCAAGACAAACGGCTGGAATCTGTGATGAACTGAAGTCCCAAGGTTTGAACGACAAGTTCCGAGATAAAACCGGATTGTTGATCGATGCATATTTCTCAGGGACGAAAGTAAAATGGATCCTTGATAATGTTGATGGAGCTAGGGAAAAGGCCGAAGCTGGAAAACTACTCTTCGGTACGATTGACACATGGCTCATTTGGAAGATGAGCGGTGGAAAAGCCCATGTAACGGACTATTCCAATGCATCCCGTACGCTCATGTACAATATTTACGATCTTGAATGGGACAAAGAACTACTTGATATCCTCGGAGTTCCTGAGAGCATGTTGCCAGAAGTAAGACCGTCTTCTGAGGTATATGCTACGACGATCCCTTATCATTTCTTCGGACGTGAAATTCCGATTGCGGGAGCTGCAGGGGACCAGCAGGCAGCCTTGTTCGGTCAAGCTTGTTATAATGAAGGAATGGCAAAGAACACCTACGGTACAGGTTGCTTCATGCTGATGAATACTGGAGAGAAGGCTGTGAAATCTGACAACGGCCTGTTGACGACACTTGCATGGGGGATCGATGGGAAGGTCGTATACGCCCTCGAAGGAAGCATCTTTGTAGCCGGTTCGGCAATCCAATGGCTTCGCGACGGTCTCCGCATGTTCAATAATGCAGCAGACAGCCAGGCTTATGCAGAACGCGTTGATTCTACAGACGGCGTATACGTAGTTCCGGCCTTCGTAGGTTTGGGTACACCATACTGGGATAGCGATGTTCGCGGATCTGTATTCGGATTGACACGCGGTACATCCAAGGAGCATTTTGTCAGAGCGACACTGGAATCCCTTGCGTATCAAACGAAAGATGTACTGACCGCAATGGAGGCCGATTCAAACATCCCTCTGAAGAAACTTCGCGTAGATGGTGGAGCAGTCAAAAATGATTTCTTGATGCAGTTCCAAAGTGATATCCTCGACGTTCCGGTTGAGCGTCCGGTCGTCAATGAGACAACGGCCCTAGGTGCTGCGTACCTTGCAGGACTTGCCGTTGGATTCTGGAAGGATCAAGATGAAATTTCTCAACAGTGGAATATGGAGAAGCAGTATGATCCGGATATGGAACAAGAAAAACAGGAAGAACTTTACAACGGGTGGAAAAAAGCCGTTAAAGCAACTATGGCTTTCAAATAAGATCAACCTGTGATATAATGAACTCAAGTTAATAAAACGGTTAGAGACCAAGAGAGACCATTTCCACATTTATAGAGATTATTTCTATAATGCTGGTTTTGGTCTCTTTTTTTATGGTTAAAGTATAAGAGAGATTACTCATTAACCGTTTACAACCATACATTCTAGGAGGAACCACTTATGACTTTTTCCAGCACGCACAGACAAGAAGTGAAAAATGCATTAAAAAATGAACACTATGACTTGATCGTAATCGGTGGGGGGATCACCGGATCAGGTATTGCTCTTGATGCTTCCAAGCGCGGTATGAAGGTGGCGCTTGTAGAAATGCAGGATTTCGCAGCTGGGACTTCCAGCCGTTCTACCAAGCTTGTCCATGGTGGTTTGCGCTATTTGAAACAATTCGAAGTGAAGATGGTGGCAGAAGTAGGGAAAGAACGTGAAATCGTGTACGAAAACGGTCCACACGTTACCACTCCTGAATGGATGCTGCTTCCGATGCACAAAGGTGGTACATTCGGTAAATTCAGTACGTCCATCGGTCTTAAAGTGTATGACTACCTTGCAGGAGTCAAACGCAGTGAGCGCCGGACCATGCTTTCTGTATCGGATACATTGACGAAAGAACCTCTAGTGAAGAAACAAGGTCTGAAGGGGGGAGGTTACTACGTAGAATACCGGACAGATGATGCACGTCTGACCATCGAAGTCATGAAGGAAGCCATCGCTCACGGAGCAACTTCCATCAACTATACAAAATCCCAACGTTTCATTTACGATAACAAGAAAGTTGTCGGAATCGAAGCGGAAGATCTGCTTACCAATGAAACCTATGAGATCCGAGGAACAAAAGTCGTGAATGCTGCGGGTCCTTGGGTAGATGATGTACGCCATAAAGATTACAGCACGAATAACAAACAGCTGCGCTTGACTAAAGGGGTCCACCTTGTCATCGACCAAAGCAAATTCCCGCTTCGTCAGGCTGTGTACTTTGATACTCCGGATGGCCGCATGGTCTTCGCGATTCCTCGTGATGGAAAAGCTTACGTGGGAACAACTGATACAATCTTTGATAAAGATAAGGCTCATCCGTACATGACATCTGAAGATCGGGATTACATTATGAATGCCATCCATTTCATGTTCCCGGATGTGAACATCACCAACGATGATGTAGAGTCAAGCTGGGCTGGTGTACGACCGCTGATCTTTGAAAAAGGGAAAGATCCTTCTGAAATTTCCCGTAAAGATGAAATCTGGGAAGCCGAAAGCGGTCTGATCACCATTGCCGGTGGTAAATTGACCGGATACCGCAAGATGGGTGAAACGGTTGTAGACCTTGTTGCAAAACGATTGAAGGAAGAAGTGAAGCGTAAATTCCCAGAGTCCACTACCAAACATATGCCGATCTCCGGGGGCCATGTCGGCGGATCCAAAAACTTCCCTGCGTTCGTGGATGAGAAAGCGAAGGAAGCGGTGCGCTACGGTCTATCTGAAGAAGAAGGACGTAAACTGGCTACCATGTACGGCTCCAATGTGGATCAGCTGTTCAAACTTGCACATGCGTATACTGGAACCTCAGGGAACAAAGAAGTACCTGCTTCCCTATATGCTCAACTGCTCTATGCCATCCAGGAAGAGATGACCGTAACGCCGGTCGATTTCTTTATCCGTCGTACAGGCGCATTATTCTTTGATCGTGCGTGGGTCGTCAAGTGGCACGAGCCTGTAATTGAAATGATGAATGGATTGCTCAATTGGACGCCTGAGCAAAAAGAGAAATTCACCAACGATCTGAAAGTCGAATTGAAGAATGCTGTCGTACCAATCGATCAGCAGTAATATGCTTAGAATTATATAAAAGGTCATTTTTGTGAAAGACTCTGACAATCCAAGCGTCTCATCTCTCTTAACGAAGCTTCATCGCTTTAAATGGATATTGAACGCAGGGGGAAAAGTCTTTACCATGAAGAATGAAATTGACCCTCATAGAAAAGAACGGCTCCCGTGATGGGAGCCGTTCTTTTTTTGATATACTTGCATTATGGGAGGGATGATATGAATCAGAAAGTGGCCATCGTGACAGGAAGTAATAGCGGTTTCGGCCTTCTCACGGCCGTAGAGCTCGCTAAAAATGGATTCAGAGTGGTTGCCACCATGAGGGATACCGCTAAGAAAGAGGATTTGCTTAGGAGTGCGTCTTCTTTACAGGTTGAAGACCGGATTTTCATCCAGGAACTGGACGTGACCTCTGCCTTGTCTCTGGAATCGTTCAAGGAGTTCCTGACTTCTCTGGATAGAATAGATGTGCTTGTGAACAATGCAGGATTTGCACAGGGAGGATTCCTCGAAGAAGTACGCATGGATGAGTTCCGTCAACAATTCGAAACGAATGTATTCGGAGTGATCGGGGTGAGTCAGCTTATCCTGCCTTATATGAGGAGGCAAGGCAGTGGAAAAATCATCAATATCGGCAGTATCAGCGGTCGGATCGGTTTCCCTGGTCTGAGCCCCTATGTATCATCAAAACATGCCCTCGCTGGACTATCTGAGAGTCTGAGGCTCGAAGTGAAGCCGTTTGGGATTGATGTCCATCTGATTGAAGCCGGCTCGTATCAAACAAACATCTGGTCCACAGGAAAGAAAATTACAGAACGATCCCTGCAATCAGAATCCCCTTATCATGCACAAATGAAAAAGCTGAATGCCCATTTGGTTGAATCAGGAGCACAGTATGGGGACCCCCGGAATGTTTCATCTCTGGTCGCAGCCATTGCCAATGGACGTAAACGAAGATTCAAGTATGCAATCGGTAAAGGTACGGGAGTGACGATTTTAGTAAAATCGCTTTTACCATGGAAGACCATTGAGAGGATCATTCTTCATACACTAAGGTGATATCCCTTCCATATTCCTTATAGAAATGGTGAAAATTTCATGATAAAATGAAAAACGTGCAATATCCACTTCTTTATAGTGGAGAATGGAACAGACTACTACATAATCGAGAAGGAGAGTATCAAATGATTAAGCGTACAGGGGAAGTAACAATGGGGATTTTCGGCATTATTTTCTCATTCGGTTTTACCATCATGGGAATCATGGCCAATGTCCTTTTAAGTAATCCCGACTTTGTAAGAGGAATGGAGGAAGCAGAAAACGATCCTCAATTTCAGGCGGACACTGGTGGGATGAGTGTAGAAGATATGCTAACAATGATTGAAGCATCCAGTACTTATCTCATTATTCTAGGGATTGTCGCTTCCATTATTGGTTTGCTTGCGGTCATCTTCATCACGAAGAATCGAAAGCCTGTTCTATCAGGAGTACTATTCATCGTTTCGGCCTTGATTATCGGTATCGGAACGTTCGGTGCCGGATTCGTTCCTGGAATCCTCTATCTGATTTCAGGGATCATGGCGCTTGTCCGCAAACCAAAACCTGTGGACACCGTACTATAATGGCAACAAAAGAGCATCCCTTGAAGGGGTGCTCTTTTTTCATCCAATCTCAAACCATTCAATCAAACCGACAAATATGGTAGCATAGAGAAGGAAAGACCTTTAACAGCACTGGAGGAAGAATCATGAGCCGATTGGAACAATTCAAAGAATGGCTGCAACGTGAACAGATCGATGCAGCATTCATCAATTCAAGTGAAAATGTATTTTACTTAAGTAACTTTCTGACTGACCCACATGAACGTCTCGTCGGGGTCTTTGTATTTCCTGAAGCGGAACCATTCTTCGTTGCACCGGGGATGGAAGTACGCCAGGTAAAAGAAGCCGGATGGCCATATGAGGTGATTGGATACTCCGATCATGAAGATCCTTGGGACTTCGTTGGAAAAGCTATGGAAAAGCGGAACATCCAAGCTAAAAAGGTGAGCTTTGAAAAAGAAGTGGTCACCTATGCACGAAGTGAAGCATTCCTCAATCTATTCGAGTCTCCGGAGATCATCAATGCTGAAGACCGGTTGAATGACATGCGCGTTTGCAAGTCCACTGAAGAGATCGAAATCATGAGGAGAGCAGCGAAGATGGCCGATTATGGTGTGGAAGTCGGAGTCGCTGCTCTTAAAGAAGGGATTTCAGAAATGGAGGTCCTTGCCACAATCGAGTATGAATTAAAAAAACAGGGTGTCCGTGAAATGTCTTTCGCCACGATGGTCCTCTTCGGTGAAAAAGGCGGTGATCCGCATGGTAATCCGGGAGACCGTACACTAAAGGCGGGAGATCTCGTTCTGTTTGATCTGGGAGTGGTCCTCGATGGCTATACGTCAGATATTACGAGAACCGTGGCGTTCAAATCGATCTCGGATAAACAACGGGAAATATACGAAACGGTTTTGAAAGCGGAACTTGCCGCACTGGAAGCCAGCAAGCCAGGCAACCGCGTAGGGGATCTTGATTCGATCGCCCGTGCCATCATCACAGATGCAGGATATGGAGAAAACTTCCCTCACCGCATCGGCCATGGCCTTGGCATCAATGTCCATGAGTTCCCTTCCATGAGCCACACCAACGATGGAGTTCTCCGGGAAGGAATGACCTACACAATCGAACCGGGAATCTATATTCCTGAAATCGGCGGTGTGCGAATCGAAGATGATGTCCTGATTACGAAGGATGGCTGTGAAACGCTCACATCCTATCCGAAGGAACTTCAGATCATCGATTGACCTATTTACCAGCAGGGAACATCCTGCTGGTTTTTTCATGCCAACCGAAGGATGCATGATATAATAGAAGGAAATATTCACATAAGAAAGGATAGGCCAATGAAACTTGTAATTGCCGAAAAACCCGACCAAGGTGCCACGTTGGCAAAACCATTCCCCCATACGAAAAGGCAGGGTTATATCGAAATCCAGCCCAACCCTATTTTTCCGAACGGAGCCTATGTGACATGGGCGGTAGGGCATCTTCTTCAATTAAAATCCCCTGAGAAGTATGAATCTTCTTGGAAGAAATGGACCCTCGAGACCCTCCCCATCGTACCCGATCGCTTCCAATATGAAGTGCAGCGCAGCAAAGCAAAGCAGTACAACATCATCAAAAGTCTCCTTCAAAAGGAAGAGGTGTCTGAGATCATCCATGCGGGAGATGCAGGAAGGGAAGGAGAACTGATCGTCCGAAATATCACCACCATGGCAAAAGCCAGGAAACCGATGAAAAGATTGTGGATTTCTTCCCTGACGGAAAAAGCCATCGTTCAAGGCTTTCAGAATTTGAAGGATGAAAGTGAAACCCGAAGTCTCTATCATGAAGCATATTCACGGGCATGCGCTGATTGGCTTGTCGGCATGAATGCTTCGAGGGCATACAGCCTTCTTCTGCAGGGACAAGGAATGTCGGACGTTTTTTCTGCAGGCAGGGTCCAGACACCGACGCTTGCCCTGATCGTAAAAAGGGAAGAAGAGATCGAACGATTCAAAAGTGAGCCCTTCTGGGAAGTGAAGGCCACCTTCAATATGGAAGGGAACGTATACGAAGGAACCTGGGTCAAGGATGGGAACACTCGCATCCAGACGAAGGAAATGGCTGAAAAAATTGCTGCGTTCTGTCAAAAGGGCAATGCCCGTGTAAAAGAGGTGAGGACAGAGAGAAAAGAATTTGCACCACCGATGCTTTTCAACCTATCCTCACTGCAGGCTACCATCAATAAAATGTACAAGTTCTCCCCTAAAAAAACACTGGATATCCTTCAGAAGCTATATCAAAAAGGAATCGTCTCCTATCCACGGTCGGATTCCCAGCATGTGACGAAAGGAGAGGCGGAAGCATTCCCGGAAATCCTCGCTAAGCTGAGGAAGTTCAACCCATACTCCCAATGGATCGGTGAATCCCCACCCAACCTTATGAACAATAAGCGTTTCGTCAATGATCAGAAGGTATCCGATCACTATGCCATCATTCCGACGGAACAGGTAAAGGATCCTGCCAAACTCTCTGAGGAAGAACGGAAAATCTACGATGTGGTGATCCGTAGGCTGATTGCCGCTCATCACGAGAAGGCGATCATCGATTACACTTCTGTGTCCACTATCGTAGAGGAAAGGGCAGAATTTTCATCAAAAGGAAAACAGATCATTCAAGAAGGTTGGAGGGAGGTCATCGTCCCGACTGAAAAAGACCATGACGTGATCCTGCCTCCTCTTTCAGAAAATCAAGAGGGAAGGGTGACGAAGTCCTCTGTTAAGGAAGGAAAGACACAGCCTCCGAAACGGTATACGGAAGGACAGTTGATCACCCTGATGAAGACGGCTGGAAAACATATTGAAAATGATGAACTTGAAAAAGTCTTGAAGGCAACGGAAGGCCTTGGAACGGAAGCTACAAGGGCGGGGATCATCACGATGCTGAAAGACAGACAGTATATCTTCATCCAAAAGAATATTGTCTATCCGACCGATAAAGCCAGAGTGCTGATCCGAGCGGTCGGTCCACACGTCCTTGCCTCCGCTGAAATGACCGCCAAATGGGAGCAAAGACTGCAGGAAATCGGCAGGGGACAAGCCTCGGCACCTGAATTCATGGAGCAGGTAAAAAAGCTCAGTGCCAGTCTTGTCAAACAGGCCACCGAAGAATCCGACCGTTGGGATTTCAACGACCTTGATACGTCATCCATCCAGAGGGGAAGAGGGAAGGGCAAGGGAAAAAGCAGGGCAAAAACACCGGTCGGCACCTGTCCTAAATGCGGAGGAAAAGTCATTACCAAAGGAAAGTTCTACGGATGCAGTGAATATAGTAAAACCAAATGCAGCTTCAGCATTTCAAAGAAGATCCTCTCGAAAACGATTCCCCAAGCCCAAGTGAAGAAGCTCCTCAAAGATGGGCGTACGGACAGGATTGACGGTTTCAAAAAAGGAGAAAAGGAATTCTCTGCCTATCTGGGATGGGATCCCCAAGCAAGGAATATACAGTTCCTATTTGACGTAGAGTGACGTGACTTCCATCCATTCCCTCCCGGTAACATGATGGTTTGATCAAAAACATGTTTAATCCGAATGAAAATGGATAAAACATAAGAGACAGATCAACAACTTGGAGGTTTTAATGTGAAGAAGATTCTAATGGTATTGACCAATGCAAGCAAAATTGATGACGAACATGAAACGGGACTCTGGCTTTCAGAGTTTGCTGAACCATATGAAGAATTCAAGAATCAGGGATATGGTGTAGACGTGGCCAGCCTTAAAGGCGGCAGGATCCCACTCGACCCAAACAGCCTTGAAGACGGAGATCTCGTCGAAAAATGGAAAGGTGTCACGAAAGAGCTTGATCAAACCCTCGTTTTATCTCAGCTCAACATGGAGGAATATGTAGGGATTTTCCTTCCGGGAGGACACGGTACGATGTTCGATCTTCCTGACAGTCCTGAATTAAAATCTGCGCTGGCGCATTTCGCTGATAACAATAAGGCAATCGGAGCTGTATGCCATGGACCGGCAGGGTTTGTCGGAACGAAGCTTTCCAATGGCAAATGGCTCGTCGAAGGGAAGAACATGACCGGCTTTACAAACGAAGAAGAGCAGCAGACAGGGCTCGATTCCCTTATGCCATTCCTTCTTGAATCACGCCTTCGTGAGCAGGGTGCCAAGTTTGAAAAATCGGAACCGTGGAGTGACTATGTGATCACGGACGGTAAATTTGTGACCGGACAAAATCCTCAGTCCAGTCAATCGACAGCAGAAGCGTTCATCAAAGCGTTATCTTGATGTGAAAAGCCAAGGGTGAAGCCCCTTGGCTTTTTTTTGCCCTATTGACTACCTGGATATGTTAAAATTTTCTTACTAATCCAGGAGGGATGAATCATGTACTACATGCGGGTCGCTTTTCAAATTTTTGGACTGATCTTACTGTTTGAGACCGGAAAATGGCTTTCTGCCACTCTCCATCTCCCCATACCCGGTGGGATTTTAGGAATGGGAATCCTATTCATACTCCTATCAACAGGACTCGTTCATGATCAATTGCTTGCACAAGGGGCATCGATTCTTTTGAAATATCTTTCGTTTCTTTTCCTTCCTCTGTCTGTAAGTGCCATCGTCCTGATTCCATTCATGGATCTGTATGGGTGGAAGCTTCTTATGGTACTCATCATCTCAAGCTTCATAGGATTTGTCGCTACTTCAATCCCTGCTGTGTATGCCACACGGAAAGGAAGTGCTTCCCATGAGCATGACCGGTGAGATCGTGGCGATTTCAGGCAGTGCGGTGATTTTTCTTTTAGCCAATCTCCTGTATAAAAGATGGACGAACCCGCTCCTGCTTCCTATCTTCACGTCCACACTGGTCATCATCGGAATCCTGCTGGTCGTCGGGCTTCCGTACGCACAGTACGCACAATGGACCAAAAGCGTCACCTACCTTCTAGGACCGGCAACGGTGGCACTTGCTTATCCCCTCTACCACCAGAGGAGATACCTGAAGGCATACGCACTGCCGATCGTACTCGGTCTGGTAATCGGCAGTTCGGCACAAATGACCGTTTCGTATTATATGGGAAGGTTCCTTCGTTTACCCGAAGATTGGAATCTTGCCGTCATGATCAAAACGATTACTACCCCCGTCGCACTCGGGGTGGGTGACATCATCGGGGCAAAAATCGAGGTCATCCCATCCGTTGTCATTATGACAGGAATGTTCGGAGCAATGGCCATCATTCCCCTGTTGAAAATCCTGCGAATCGAAGATGCCATTGTCACCGGTCTGACTTTCGGAGTCATCTCCCATGGTGTTGGCACGGCAAGGGCACTTAAAGAGGGGGAAGTCGAGGGAGCCGTGAGCGGAGCTGCCATGGCGTTGGCGTCCATGGTGCTATCCATTTTCCTGCC from Rossellomorea marisflavi includes the following:
- a CDS encoding MIP/aquaporin family protein, with protein sequence MSPFLAEVLGTALLIVFGAGVCANVNLKKSFAYNSGWIVITFGWGLGVAMAAYAVGQFSGAHLNPAVTFGLAFNGDFPWSDVPMYILAQMIGAIIGSAIIYLHFLPHWHATKDPGVKLGVFATGPAIPHYFSNILSEIIGTFVLVIGLLTIGANTFAEGLNPFIVGFLIIAIGISLGGTTGYAINPARDLGPRIAHFILPIPGKGSSNWGYSWIPVLGPLLGGSFAGVFYKAFFSGTMTSAFWIILAVMVVVLVLAYVADRKQSLAEKASLLADEN
- the glpK gene encoding glycerol kinase GlpK, which codes for MEKFILSLDQGTTSSRAILFNQKGEAAHTAQKEFTQHFPKPGWVEHNANEIWGSILAVIASVLSESSVKAEQIEGIGITNQRETTVVWDKETGDPVYNAIVWQSRQTAGICDELKSQGLNDKFRDKTGLLIDAYFSGTKVKWILDNVDGAREKAEAGKLLFGTIDTWLIWKMSGGKAHVTDYSNASRTLMYNIYDLEWDKELLDILGVPESMLPEVRPSSEVYATTIPYHFFGREIPIAGAAGDQQAALFGQACYNEGMAKNTYGTGCFMLMNTGEKAVKSDNGLLTTLAWGIDGKVVYALEGSIFVAGSAIQWLRDGLRMFNNAADSQAYAERVDSTDGVYVVPAFVGLGTPYWDSDVRGSVFGLTRGTSKEHFVRATLESLAYQTKDVLTAMEADSNIPLKKLRVDGGAVKNDFLMQFQSDILDVPVERPVVNETTALGAAYLAGLAVGFWKDQDEISQQWNMEKQYDPDMEQEKQEELYNGWKKAVKATMAFK
- a CDS encoding glycerol-3-phosphate dehydrogenase/oxidase → MTFSSTHRQEVKNALKNEHYDLIVIGGGITGSGIALDASKRGMKVALVEMQDFAAGTSSRSTKLVHGGLRYLKQFEVKMVAEVGKEREIVYENGPHVTTPEWMLLPMHKGGTFGKFSTSIGLKVYDYLAGVKRSERRTMLSVSDTLTKEPLVKKQGLKGGGYYVEYRTDDARLTIEVMKEAIAHGATSINYTKSQRFIYDNKKVVGIEAEDLLTNETYEIRGTKVVNAAGPWVDDVRHKDYSTNNKQLRLTKGVHLVIDQSKFPLRQAVYFDTPDGRMVFAIPRDGKAYVGTTDTIFDKDKAHPYMTSEDRDYIMNAIHFMFPDVNITNDDVESSWAGVRPLIFEKGKDPSEISRKDEIWEAESGLITIAGGKLTGYRKMGETVVDLVAKRLKEEVKRKFPESTTKHMPISGGHVGGSKNFPAFVDEKAKEAVRYGLSEEEGRKLATMYGSNVDQLFKLAHAYTGTSGNKEVPASLYAQLLYAIQEEMTVTPVDFFIRRTGALFFDRAWVVKWHEPVIEMMNGLLNWTPEQKEKFTNDLKVELKNAVVPIDQQ
- a CDS encoding SDR family oxidoreductase, with product MNQKVAIVTGSNSGFGLLTAVELAKNGFRVVATMRDTAKKEDLLRSASSLQVEDRIFIQELDVTSALSLESFKEFLTSLDRIDVLVNNAGFAQGGFLEEVRMDEFRQQFETNVFGVIGVSQLILPYMRRQGSGKIINIGSISGRIGFPGLSPYVSSKHALAGLSESLRLEVKPFGIDVHLIEAGSYQTNIWSTGKKITERSLQSESPYHAQMKKLNAHLVESGAQYGDPRNVSSLVAAIANGRKRRFKYAIGKGTGVTILVKSLLPWKTIERIILHTLR
- a CDS encoding DUF4064 domain-containing protein, whose amino-acid sequence is MIKRTGEVTMGIFGIIFSFGFTIMGIMANVLLSNPDFVRGMEEAENDPQFQADTGGMSVEDMLTMIEASSTYLIILGIVASIIGLLAVIFITKNRKPVLSGVLFIVSALIIGIGTFGAGFVPGILYLISGIMALVRKPKPVDTVL
- a CDS encoding M24 family metallopeptidase, with amino-acid sequence MSRLEQFKEWLQREQIDAAFINSSENVFYLSNFLTDPHERLVGVFVFPEAEPFFVAPGMEVRQVKEAGWPYEVIGYSDHEDPWDFVGKAMEKRNIQAKKVSFEKEVVTYARSEAFLNLFESPEIINAEDRLNDMRVCKSTEEIEIMRRAAKMADYGVEVGVAALKEGISEMEVLATIEYELKKQGVREMSFATMVLFGEKGGDPHGNPGDRTLKAGDLVLFDLGVVLDGYTSDITRTVAFKSISDKQREIYETVLKAELAALEASKPGNRVGDLDSIARAIITDAGYGENFPHRIGHGLGINVHEFPSMSHTNDGVLREGMTYTIEPGIYIPEIGGVRIEDDVLITKDGCETLTSYPKELQIID
- a CDS encoding DNA topoisomerase III codes for the protein MKLVIAEKPDQGATLAKPFPHTKRQGYIEIQPNPIFPNGAYVTWAVGHLLQLKSPEKYESSWKKWTLETLPIVPDRFQYEVQRSKAKQYNIIKSLLQKEEVSEIIHAGDAGREGELIVRNITTMAKARKPMKRLWISSLTEKAIVQGFQNLKDESETRSLYHEAYSRACADWLVGMNASRAYSLLLQGQGMSDVFSAGRVQTPTLALIVKREEEIERFKSEPFWEVKATFNMEGNVYEGTWVKDGNTRIQTKEMAEKIAAFCQKGNARVKEVRTERKEFAPPMLFNLSSLQATINKMYKFSPKKTLDILQKLYQKGIVSYPRSDSQHVTKGEAEAFPEILAKLRKFNPYSQWIGESPPNLMNNKRFVNDQKVSDHYAIIPTEQVKDPAKLSEEERKIYDVVIRRLIAAHHEKAIIDYTSVSTIVEERAEFSSKGKQIIQEGWREVIVPTEKDHDVILPPLSENQEGRVTKSSVKEGKTQPPKRYTEGQLITLMKTAGKHIENDELEKVLKATEGLGTEATRAGIITMLKDRQYIFIQKNIVYPTDKARVLIRAVGPHVLASAEMTAKWEQRLQEIGRGQASAPEFMEQVKKLSASLVKQATEESDRWDFNDLDTSSIQRGRGKGKGKSRAKTPVGTCPKCGGKVITKGKFYGCSEYSKTKCSFSISKKILSKTIPQAQVKKLLKDGRTDRIDGFKKGEKEFSAYLGWDPQARNIQFLFDVE
- a CDS encoding type 1 glutamine amidotransferase domain-containing protein → MKKILMVLTNASKIDDEHETGLWLSEFAEPYEEFKNQGYGVDVASLKGGRIPLDPNSLEDGDLVEKWKGVTKELDQTLVLSQLNMEEYVGIFLPGGHGTMFDLPDSPELKSALAHFADNNKAIGAVCHGPAGFVGTKLSNGKWLVEGKNMTGFTNEEEQQTGLDSLMPFLLESRLREQGAKFEKSEPWSDYVITDGKFVTGQNPQSSQSTAEAFIKALS
- a CDS encoding CidA/LrgA family protein, which translates into the protein MYYMRVAFQIFGLILLFETGKWLSATLHLPIPGGILGMGILFILLSTGLVHDQLLAQGASILLKYLSFLFLPLSVSAIVLIPFMDLYGWKLLMVLIISSFIGFVATSIPAVYATRKGSASHEHDR
- a CDS encoding LrgB family protein, which translates into the protein MSMTGEIVAISGSAVIFLLANLLYKRWTNPLLLPIFTSTLVIIGILLVVGLPYAQYAQWTKSVTYLLGPATVALAYPLYHQRRYLKAYALPIVLGLVIGSSAQMTVSYYMGRFLRLPEDWNLAVMIKTITTPVALGVGDIIGAKIEVIPSVVIMTGMFGAMAIIPLLKILRIEDAIVTGLTFGVISHGVGTARALKEGEVEGAVSGAAMALASMVLSIFLPLLFFLFS